The Onychomys torridus chromosome X, mOncTor1.1, whole genome shotgun sequence genomic interval CAGAGGAGTATGCCTGGGTACCCCCTGGCCTTAAGCCAGAGCAGGTGACCAAAGGCTGGCCACCCACTCTCACTCTCCAGcgggtgcacacacatgcaagcacatatGGATTTGAGTGCGAACCTATTTCTGGAGTAATGCTGGAGTGTGGTCCAACTATCAGTGTCTCTCTGTTCTGAGTGATCACTGGACCAGTTCTTCTGGGTCTTGTTCactttttattccatttctttttattttttttcttttcttgaaagtgtgtgtgtgtgtgtgtgtgtgtgtgtgtgtgtgtttatgtttatgcACCAGGTATGTAtgggtgcctgaagaggccagaagagggtaacaGACCCCTTGGGagtggagttataggaggttgtcagctgtcatgtgtgtgctgggaactgaattccagttCTCTGGATGAGCAAGAGAGCACTTTTAAtggctgaatcatctctccagccccatttctaGTCTATCCTTTACTCCAGACTTTGTCTTGGCTCTTTGTTCATCACATCGCCATTGATGTATTCGTTCAATTGTTACTGAGCATTTATTGTATGTCAGACATGTCTAGGCACCGAGGACAGTAAAGAAACCataaaacaggggttggggatttagctcagtggtagagcgcttgcctaacaagcgcaaggccttgggttcggtcctcagctctgggaaaaaaagaaaaaagaaaagaaagcaaccataaaacaaaagctaGAGGTATGGTTCAGGGATAGAGCATTTGTCCTAGCATGCGTATGGCCCTGGCTTCCAACACCAGCACTAAAATACACAtagatgcacatgcatgcagatacTTATTTTCCTACATAGGAATACCAAATTCTAAAAATGCTTGTCTCTTACATAAACTTGCATAGTAAACCTATGGCTTATGTAAAATGACATACTATTTGTATAGAACCTACAAACATCTTCCCATATACTTTAAATCTTCTCTAGATTATAATGCTGTAAATGCTATAAGAAGTTACATTATTTATGAGCTGGGGTTGTAGCTCTGTTGTGAAGAAtatgcctagcatgtgcaaggccttggaatcaagcccagaaccagaaaaaaaagatagtgttaggggaaaaaaagctgggtgtggtaatatatgcctataatctcagcactggggaggctggagaAGTAGGAGGATTATCACGAGTTCAAGACTGTATAAAAtaccaggccatccagggctaatAATAAGACCCcatccttaaaaaataaataaataaataaataaataacaacaacaagaaaaaaatctgtgtgtagGTGTTCAGTTCATatggatcttttaaaaatacctttggTTAGTTAAACCCTCAAATATGCAGCTCTCTCATGGGCAGGGATGACTGCGTGTCAGGCGGTAGAAGGGCTGGGGAAtaaaaaaagcaagttgaggggaagagagggagggcggCCAGGACTATAAATAGAGTGTCCAGGCAAGCCCTGTCTGAGCTGCCCTGAAGAAGGTGAAGACGTGAGCGTTGCAGAAATCTGAGCTTGGCACAGTCGAGGCAGAGTGAGTAGTGAACACAGAGGCGGGATGTGCTTGGCACATCCGTGTGAGGGAATGTGAGGAGAGACCAGTGCAGCAGGAGCAGAGTGAGCGAAGTCAGGGTGGCTGCAGGAAAGGTCAGAgggactgggggtgaggggagaggcTCAAGAGGGTTGTGAGAAGAGGGAAGTGACTTGTCTTAGCTCGTAACAGTGTATATGGCTGCTATAACAACCTGTAGCAGTGAGGGTGGAAACAGGACTAGTGAGGAGGAAACTGTGTCGATGGTCTGGGTGACTGCTGAGTAAGGCTTGTGTTTGGAAATACATACAGAGGTAGGAATAACACactgggcctttgcacatgctagtGCACTACCACTGAGTGTGTGATACCTCCTAGCCTCAATTCTGGGATACattgtcttttgttgtttggggaggattttctgagacagggctttgtatccccttgataggtgtggaactcactatgtgacccAGCCCAGGCTAGACTACTTAACAAGTCCCCagtctttaagaaaagaaactgagcaaggcagaggcaggcggatctttgagttcatggccagactggtctacagagtgagttccaggacagccagaactatgcagagaaaccctgtctagggaaaagaaaagaaagaaaagaaaagaaaagaaaagaaaaagaaaagaaaagaaaagaaaagaaaagaaaagaaaagaaaagaaaagaaaagaaaagaaaagaaattgcaagccaggcacaggcctttagtcccagcactcagggtgctgaggcaggtagatctctgtgagttcaagaccatatcaagttccaggccagctagggctacagagtgGGACCATGTCTCAGTATCCACCTATTTAGATATGTATATGATACATGTGTGTATAGAGAGAGATATTCAGTAATggtcagggagagagaggagcaaaGAGTGAAAGATTACCTtaaagatgaatggatgaattaaGTAGCATGAAAAAAGTCAAgacaaaccaggcatggtagtgcatgcctgtattcTCAGCTCTCgggaagctgaggccagcctgatctaaatagCAAGGTCCAAACCAGCAAGAACTACATATGGCGACCCTCATCtcaaagagaaaatggaagggaagggaagaagagagaaaagaaagacaatctGAGAATGTTTGAGTCACAGTTGGTGGTGCTAGTTAGATAGGCAAAGTACCTAGGACTTGGGGAGAGGTCACAGGGCTGCAATGCGTGACACCTTAGCCAACAGATGGAAGTCACAGCCATGAAGGTGCATGCAGTTTCTAAGAAGGACCAAAGACTAGGCCCCATAACCATCCCATATTCAGGGGTTGACGAGTTGCGGAACAATTTAAAAGATGAGACGAACAAGcaaggaggaaggcaggaaacCAGGGCTATGTGGTATTCTGGAGGCCAAAGGAAGAAACTGTttgcaggaagagagagtaatCAGCTGGGGCCTGAACTACTGACCAATGAGGACTAAGACTTGAACAATGGTTTTTACAATGCAGACGTCCCCAGTGACCTTAATAGCTTTGCGGGTGGGCAGGGCCAGAAGCCTGGCTGGAGAGGGCCCAAGATACAATGGGAGCAGAGGAAGTGGACTGCCTGGGAATGCTCACAAGCCTTGAGAAGTTTTACtataaagggaagaaggaagcggGGCTTGGAGGTTTGCTCTGTAGGTCATTTCAACCATTCTGGGGCTTTGGGAAAGAGGATAGCATCAGGAGAAGTGCCCTTCAGGTGATTTAATTTTCCCATAGAACCAGGGACGTGTGACACACTGTATCCTGGATCACCCCTAACTgtaattgttttcttctctcaccCTTCCATGTCCTCCCAGGTTTACCAGTTTTTCAGCTGCCTCCCAGAGGACAAGGTCCCCTATGTCAACAGTCCTGGGGAGAAATACAGGATAAAGCAGCTGCTGCACCAGCTGCCTCCGCATGACAGCGAGGTGAGTGAAGAAGGCCAAGAGTGGGGTACAGCCTGGGCAAATTCGGGGTGACTGGAAAGAAATGGACAGGGCCAGCTAAGAAAAGGTGAactgaagccgggcggtggtggcgcacgcctttaatcccagcactcaggaagcagagccaggcggatctctgagttcgaagccagcctgggctacagagtgagttccaggacaggctccaaaactacacagagaaagcctgtcttgggaaaaaacaaacaaacaaacaaaaggtgagCTGAGCTGAAGTGAAAGGTCTGGGGAAGCAGGAGCCAGAAGGGGACATTCCTTGACCAAACATAGCTAAGCCTTGAGAGAAGAGGTGAGGACTGGGTATTTCCAATAGGTggcaccatatatatataaaatggccTAGAAGTCAACTCTATGAGCATGGATGAAGTCTAGAAGACTCCTCCTTTCCCCAGGCACAGTACTGCACGGccctggaagaggaggagaagaaagagttgAGAGCCTTCAGCCAGCAGCGGAAGCGGGAGAATCTGGGACGGGGTACTGTTCGAATCTTCCCAGTGACCATTACTGGGGCTATCTGCGAGGAGGTGAGCTATAGAGGGCCTCAGCAAGTGAAGGCCCTGAGGCCTACTACTTAACACCCAGTGGGGCACCTCTAGAGCCCTTTGATGAATAGAACCTGTCCCCTAGACACCACTGTTGGGGCCAAGTTGTCTCTAAGAAGGCCTTGATGTATATTTCTGTGGTTTCCTCTCCTCCATGCAGAGGGCatggagcagggactgtctctttGGTCTTCTTGTGATCAGGACTTGTTATTAAGATCTGACCCACATAGCTGgacatggaggctcacacctgtaatctcaacatttgggaggctgtggcagaAGGATTGTtgaaagttcaagggcagcccaggctacatagtaagaccccgtctcaaaacaaagaactgACTTATAAGCCCATCCCCAACAATGCAAACtaataacaacaaataataaactGATGTATAGTGGTAGAGTCTGAATCCTGAGATAGAGCCCTCCACAGTTGGTGGAATTTGTCTCCAAGGCCATCTCTGGTGGGTGGGACTATTTGGTGAGGTCCATTGGCTGAGACCTCCTCTGGACCCCACTTAAGATTTCCCCAACTACCTAGTGGAACGGTTGCCTGTAAGGCCACCATGATAGTTACGGCCTATCTTTATGGTTTTTCCGTGAGCAGAGTCAGTCTCTTATGTGTCCCCCTCCTCCTTGTGAGTGAGAACTATCTCAAATTTATCCCATAGGTGGTACTAGTTActggagaatcaagagttcaaggccagctacagCTGTATATTaaattcagagccagcctgggctacatgagaccttgtcaaaaaaaaaatatactcaGTTCACAATGGGAGAGGTTCAAGTTGTCCCATGCTTGGCTGACCCCATCCCTCTGACTCTCTTGGTGACTGTGGTACTGTCTGTTATTTGGCAGTGTGGAAAGCAGATCGGAGGTGGGGACATTGCAGTATTTGCCAGTCGAGCAGGCCTTGGTGCCTGTTGGCACCCTCAGTGCtttgtgtgcaccacatgccagGAACTGCTGGTTGACCTCATCTACTTCTACCATGCTGGCAAGGTCTACTGTGGGCGCCACCATGCCGAATGCTTGCGCCCTCGCTGCCAAGCATGTGATGAGGTTTGTGCCTCCCTGGccagaggtgggaatggagggtggacagaggcagaagcaagctcTTCTGACCGGCCCGGGTGATCTATGCCCTGCAGATCATCTTCTCCCCTGAATGTACAGAGGCCGAGGGCCGGCACTGGCACATGGGTCACTTCTGCTGTTTCGAGTGTGAGGCTTCATTAGGAGGGCAACGCTATGTCATGCGCCAGAGCCGCCCCCACTGCTGCACCTGCTATGAAGCTCGCCACGCGGAGTACTGTGATGGCTGTGGGGAACACATCGGTGGGTGAACACGATGGGACAGGACAGATGGGTGTATGAACAGCTAGGCCCACTCGCTTTctccttctttgtctctctctcccccctcctcttccccctccttctcttccctcttaccctcccttcccttcctttggtGCTGGAGATGGGACTCAGGGCCAGGGCCTCCAACGTCCTCAACAGATTTTCTGCCACTGATCTATACTCCTCACCCCATATGGCATGCTTTGTAAATTCCACCCACACATCAGTCCCCCACTACACACCTAAATCCACCTGCAGAGCAGGCTCTCATTTCAGCACTCAAAAATGAAGCCTTTACTGCCCAGAGCTGCGCTCTATTCTTTCCCACTCTCCTCCCTCATCCTACCTTAAGTCTTGCACTCTAGGACACCCTACCTCCTAAAACTGGCTTATTTCCCACCAAAGCCAGGCTTACCTAAGGCCTGCCCCCACTGTGCATGCCTCTTTTCAGGTCCAGCCTTCCGTTTGCCTTCAACCTGAACCTGACTGGAACCCCTAATGCCCACATATTAGAGCTCAGTGCCCATCTTGTGCTCTTTAAATGTGCATcccaggaaagaaagaggagagggcaCCATTGCCAGCACCTCTCCAAGAAATAAGACAGATGAGGGTCAAATCTCACATTATCTGCTTTCTCCAGAGAAAGGGCCCCTTCTGGGAGTGGGGAAGAAAATCAGGGTACCCTACCTCAAATACCCCACCTCTTCCTATGATCCCACCCTAGAGGGATGCTGCCTCAGTTTTCCTCCTCCTGTTGGTCCCCACAGGCCTGGACCAAGGCCAGATGGCTTATGAGGGCCAACACTGGCACGCTTCAGATCGCTGCTTCTGCTGTAGCCGGTGCGGTCGAGCCCTGCTGGGCCGCCCGTTCCTGCCACGCCGTGGCCTTATCTTCTGTTCCCGAGCCTGCAGCCTCGGGGCTGAGACCACTGCTCCGGGACCTGGCCGCCGCAGCTGGAGCGCCGGCACAGTCACTGCACCGCTCACAGCTTCCCCGGCTGCCGAGGGGACATCTGAGACAGCCAGCAAAGGCACCTGCACCAAAGCAGAGCCTGGTGagccctgcctttcccccagccttGCCTGAAGCATTCTGGCTCCCAAATAGCTGGGCCCATCCTCCTTCTCGGCTCCATTTCAGGCCATTTCAGGCCTAGTCTCTAGCCTGCTGAACCCTGGGTCTGCCCTGCACCTGCACAGAGGCCATAGGACACCTAAACTGGTCCCATCTTGAGCCTAAGTACTTCCCTCACTTCCTCCAACTGGTCACCCTCCACCCACTGCACCCAGGCTACCCCTCCATTCTATCTCAAACCAAACCTACTCCAGCCTTTGATTATGTTCCCTTCTGGCCAATCCACCCCATTCCCAGACCACAACCTATACAGCAAACCTTCCCTACTCATGCTAATCTACTTCCTACCCTTCTCTCCACCTAAAGCCTGCACCAACAGTCAGACTTCGGGGTACCCCATCTCTGACCCCTGCTCCACTTCCCAGTCCCAGTAGAAGGCATTCCCAAGTCTTCCCTCAGGTAAAGGCCAGATAGAGCAGGCAAATACCGAgtcttccatctttctttttataGCTGCAGGCCCAGACGAGACCCCCCGCTTTCTGAGAGGGGCCCCCCACCGCCACTCTATGCCTGAGTTGGGGCTCCGCAGTGCTCCTGAGCCACCCACAGAAACACCCGGACATCCTGCCCTGCACCCAGATGATAATGCCTTTGGTCGCCAGAGCACCCCTCGTGTCAGCTTTCGCGACCCTTTGGTGTCTGAGGGAGGTCCACGACGGACCCTGAGTGCACCCCCAGCCCAGCGCCGCAGGCCACGAAGTCCCCCACCCAGGGCCCCCAGCTGCCGCCACCGCCGGCGTCGGCGCCGGCGCCGCGGgagccaccaccatcaccaccaccatcctggcAGACATGGCCACCATCGATGTAACGTGGGATCGGGTTCGGATTCAGGATCTTGTTCCAGCTCCCCCTCTAGCCCCAGTTCAGAGTCCTCTGAGGATGATGGCTTCTTCCTAGGGGAACGTATCCCGCTGCCTCCTCACCTGTCCAGGTCCAGGACCACTCAGGACACTACAACTGAAACCTTTAACTCCCCAAACCCACCACAGGTGTCTCACCCAGTGATGCCTCGCCAGACCCGAGATAAGAACTGCATCGTGGCTTGAAGGCAGGCAACTTTAGAAGGGACTCTACTATCCAGTGTAACCGATGATTCCCCTAAACTAAGTCATGGCCCCCTTTCCACCCTCTGTTTGTATTAGTGCAACAATGCAAtcgttgtttttaaaaaaaaaaaaaaaacaggcctggCTTCCTTGCTCCAATGGCtttacctcagtttccctcctcCTAATGCTAACGTACATTTGATCAAAAAATTAACTTATTCATTATAGATTTTAACAacctgtttattatttatttagccCTTCACAGCTCACCCCACAGAGAGAAAAGGTCATTTGTAGTGGGTCGGTCATCTTGTAGCTTATGTGGGGGAATGGTTCAAGCAGAACTCAAGTCAGCTGCTGGTACTGCAGAGC includes:
- the Prickle3 gene encoding prickle planar cell polarity protein 3; amino-acid sequence: MRRAPPTPESSLRNSAARPDAPWPGRPEDYIRLTQLSLTLSRRAMFARGSRRRRSGRAPPEAEDPAHGQPCNSCREQCPGFLLHGWRKICQHCKCPREEHAVHTVPVDLERIMCRLISDFQRHSISDDDSGCASEEYAWVPPGLKPEQVYQFFSCLPEDKVPYVNSPGEKYRIKQLLHQLPPHDSEAQYCTALEEEEKKELRAFSQQRKRENLGRGTVRIFPVTITGAICEECGKQIGGGDIAVFASRAGLGACWHPQCFVCTTCQELLVDLIYFYHAGKVYCGRHHAECLRPRCQACDEIIFSPECTEAEGRHWHMGHFCCFECEASLGGQRYVMRQSRPHCCTCYEARHAEYCDGCGEHIGLDQGQMAYEGQHWHASDRCFCCSRCGRALLGRPFLPRRGLIFCSRACSLGAETTAPGPGRRSWSAGTVTAPLTASPAAEGTSETASKGTCTKAEPAAGPDETPRFLRGAPHRHSMPELGLRSAPEPPTETPGHPALHPDDNAFGRQSTPRVSFRDPLVSEGGPRRTLSAPPAQRRRPRSPPPRAPSCRHRRRRRRRRGSHHHHHHHPGRHGHHRCNVGSGSDSGSCSSSPSSPSSESSEDDGFFLGERIPLPPHLSRSRTTQDTTTETFNSPNPPQVSHPVMPRQTRDKNCIVA